The sequence GAAAAAATTAACCTAACTTTTCAGCTGAATCGCTCACGTGATATTAATTCATATGCATATACAAAACAATGTCAGCATGCTCACCTGTGTTGGAAGCCTATCAGTCCATGCAGGGGTCCAGGGCTGCCTCTTTTATAGGGGGGTTGGAGTGCCTGGTCAGCACGAGCGTCTCACTTAATTTGGTCATGGCCACTTATCTGCCTGTTGCCTATTTGGTGTCTGCGGCATTTGTAATTAGAATTTGAAAAATGTAGTGTGATGTTACACCATCTGCTTTCATGGGACTGATCCTGACAGTCCTAACGTTCAAATGATttaagtataaaatatatatatttattataatatgtatGAAAAACCATTATGTATTTGACAGTATGGTAAGATGAAAAAGGACCTGCCCatgtataatataaaatgatgtGCTATAGGCCATATATGGTATAtggaataaatacaatacagaGTGTAAGACActatcataaaaatgtaaataaattagttaAGAAAAATTATAAGGTATGATTAAATGGTCAAATACAGCATAagacacaatacacaatatacatacatgtactgtatgcctGAAGAATATGTATTAAATGAGAAAGGAAGGAAGTATTACTCCCCTGGCGTTAGCGAGACAGTTAATGAGGTAGAAATGTGCGGCGCCCATGGATGTTGGACCATTGCAGCCTCCCAACTTAATACTTGAAAGCGATATCACAGTTCATATCCTATTATATCATTCATTAACTAGAAGAGAATATTGTTTGTGTCCACTTCCAATAAATGTTGTTCTTTATTTAAAAGCACATTACAACATGTCATTAACATTAACCATCTTTAATCCTGAATAGCTTTGAGGATGGCTGGGAGACTCATCTGAATTCCATTGGTGTTGAGTTGCAAGACACTTGCATGTTTGAGATCTCAGTGATGAAAGAAAGCCGTCCCCTCCCTTTTTGgaaagacatatatatatatttcattggtGTCTTtcataaaaactattttctaacTCTGTTTGAAATATATATGCAATTCTTAACCAACATTTATTGTTGGTATGAGCAGAAAACAGGTTAATTTGTTTATAAGCTCCACTAGTCAACATATAACTCCTGAGTATAAGTAAGAATAcgcatttaatacatttatatcaTATTCAATACCGCCTtgcattacatttaattttggAAACGCACCCAGATATTTGTGGTCTTCAGTTACCTGTATGGGCACATCTTGTTCATCTCATATTCCTGTAATAAAATTAAAGATGCGGTACTACCCAGGCTTGCTCGGTGACCATCTATGTGTGTTCCCAAAATGGCTAAGTAAACACTTGGCGACTCATTTGAGATCATGCCCAAAATAAGTTCCACACAAGTCAAATGAACTTAATCCACCGGCTACATATGATACTGGAAAGAGCTGACATCTGTTAAAGTTGCGTGATGCATTCGATTTCCTGCTGATCCCAAAGGCATACGAGCAATGTGTTGTTGCTATTTTTTGAGAGCTTTGCATGCTCGGATTTAAACAAAATCACTTTTCTGTGCTTTTGAAAAGAAAGCTACTTTTTAGAATTTACCTCAGTGTTGCCACTGCATCGTAGTAGTAATACAGACTTGTGAAATACTATGTAAAATATGTCATCTGTTTatttaataatcattttaaagcCGTTAAGTTCCCCTCAAATATTCTACACCATGCTTATCCAAACCAATGTACCCCtgtctcgccccaagtcagctgggatatgctccagcatacccttgccaCTCTAATGAGCATAAGCAGCTAGAACATGAATGGATGCTTATACATACGTTATAACAGAAGAAACTCAACAGGTTTATTTTCATCAAAACCATGCTGCCATAAGAACAAATACAATGATTCAAGATTGTGATGACAAGTATATTCTTTATTGAAATGTTGAGGAACCCTTAATCATTTGGTGCATATTTTATGAACTCTGTTTAAAGGCCTCTGCACTGTGACTCCTACTCAGCttcaacctaaaaaaaaaataagagaaCACATCAACCAGGTGAGAAGATGTTAATTCATCAATGAAAAGAACAGCTAAGATTAATCATTATGGTTTGAATTTGGTTCACGATAACAACAAACTTACCTTTCCGACTTCACGGCTCTTGGCTCTTAGCTTGTTGACCTGGGACTCGGCGATGTCAGCACGCTCCTGAGCCTCCTCCATCTCATGCTGGACCTTCCTGAGCCTGGTCATGTGAGTGTTAGCCTGCTCCTCCTGTGGTTAAAGAAGTATAATGCGTATACAGTCACTATAAAGATATACCGTCAGGCATTGTATATCAACACGATTAAACGTACAGCTTCCTCAGACTGTCTCTTGTACGATTTAACTTTCATCTGAAGTTTATCCACCAGATCCTGAAGTCTCGTCATGTTCTTCTTGTCCTCCTCAGTCtgcacagattaaaaaaaatgacatgagcTAGGAGGttattggttcattcattcatggtaatggtaatgataatggttttatttcacttgaacatcagattacaattgaatgcatcacataatcagttcacagttccacatgtccaaaaggagtaggaagaagcaaagcttattaaatcctaccccttcatctggtacttttacaatcagtaactgttacatttgttcacttcctgctttcctaatatagtttaaggtttttttttgttgttgttttttttcattttctaccgcttatcctcacgagggtcgcggggggtgctggagcctatcccagctgtcttcaggcgagaggcagggtacaccaatCACAGAGGTTATTGGTTGTATTGAGTTAGTAGTTACCTGGTAGGTCAGCTCCTTCACTCTCCTCTCATATTTGCGGACTCCTTTAATAGCATCGGCTCCACGTCTCTGCTCTGCCTCAATTTCTGATTCCAGCTCACGCACCTATAAGTGACATAGTATACTGTGTCTATATTCTTAATCCACATATGTATATAGAAATGAATATTATTTCTTTCTCACACTGAAAGTGTCATGTCTTTGCAGAATTGGATAAGGTCACAGTTCCTACCCTAGACTCCAGTTTCTGGAGCTGCTTCTTGCCACCCTTCATGGCCAGGTTCTCAGCCTCATCCAGACGGTGCTGCAGGTCCTTGACACTGACTTCCATGTTCTTCTTCATCCTCTCCAGGTGAGCACTGGTATCCTGTTCCTTCTTCAGCTCCTCAGCCATCATGGCAGCCTGAAATCAGTACATGGAATTGACTGTAAGTAAATAAAACCTATATTGATCACTGGGAAGCACAAGCAAAGATGGTAACTCACATCAGTGATCGCCTTTTTGGCTTTCTCCTCAGCATTTCTTGCCTCCTGAACAGTATCTTCTACTTCGCCTTGAATCTGGACAAGGTCAGATTCCAGCTTCTTCTTGGTGTTGATAAGGCTGGTGTTCTAGAAATGAAAAGACGACTTAGATTCCTTTTGTATCATATACACTACTTTGTGTCTTCTATTTGTAATATGTTTGTTGTGTGTTACGAGCACATTTTGGTTTGAATACTGAACACAAACCTGAGAGTGAAGAAGTCCGACACGCTCACTGGCATCAACCAGCTCCTGCTCAGCCACTTTGCGTGCTCTGTCTGTTTGCTCAAGAGCAGCTCTCAGCTCTTCAATTTCAGCCAGCATCAAGGTGTTTCTACGCTCCACCATAATAACCTGCTCCTTCATGTCCTCCTGTCCTCTGATAGCCTCATCAAGGTGCAGTTGGGCATCCTGAcggacacaaaccaaaaaaatgatttcattgCAATAATTTTATCAACATTTCAAGTGCAATGATCTTAAGATAACCTTGAGTTGACCCTGGACGTTCCTCAGTTGTTTCTGGGCCTCAGCAGCCTGTCTATTAGCATGGCTCAGCTGAATCTCCATCTCATTGAGGTCTCCCTCCATCTTCTTCTTGACTCTCATGGCATCGTTCCTGCTTCTGACCTCAGCATCAAGAGTGGTCTGCATGGAGTCAATCACTCTCTGGCTGTTTCTCTTGATCTGCTCCATCTCCTCGTCCTTCTCAGCCAGCTTCCTGTCCACCTCACCCTTGACTTGGTTGAGCTCCAGCTGAACGCGGATAATCTTGGCCTCTTCATGCTCCAGTGTGCCCTTAAGGAAAATGTTCATATTATACATTTGTTTACCTCGGTTTCATGTAATCCAGGTGAATAAATGTATTTGGTATGCCATGCATCAAATCAAGACATTTTTTGGACTGTATTTACCTCAGCCTCCTCCAGTGCTGTCTGAATTTCAGACTTCTCAGTCTCCACAGTCTTCTTGGCCTTTTCCAGCTCATGGATGCTCTTTCCAGTCTCACCAATCTGTTCAGTCAGATCTGAGATCTCCTCTATATAAttataaacacaataaattCACAAAGTGCAAAAACCTGCATCATTCTCTATTAATTTCTTTAAAGTGAACTTCCGGTGAAGTCAAAGTTAAATCATAGCATATTTAGTTGATATTGTTGTATACCAATGAAGCAAAACGATAGATTGCAATCCATATGATGTTGATCCACTCGAGAATAACTCACGCTGCAGGTTCTTGTTCTCCCTCTTCATGGTCTCCAGTTGATCAAGCGTCTCCTCATAAGAGTTCTTCATCTTGAACAGTTCAGTACTGAGAGAACGGGCCTCCTTCTGGGCTCCTTCCAGCTCTGCCTGACCCTCCTCAAACTTCTGCTTCCATTCTGCCAGGACCTGGAAGTTTTTAGATTATTAGCAAAGAAGCACATTGTTTTACTTGTgtcattttgattttaattgcTACTTCACCTTGTCAAAGTTCCTCTGCTTCTTGTCCAGGTTGGCAGCCAGAGCGTTAGCTCTCTCTACATCAATCATGAGGTCCTCCACCTCTCCATGCAGCCTCTGCTTGGTCTTCTCCAAAGAGGCACACTTAGAGTTCACAGCTTCAATGGACTCCTCAGCCTCCTGGAGACGCTGGGCCAGCTTCTTCCTGTAAGAGGTAAGGATTGATTTTTCCTTTCTGTAGCTACTCAGGTACTTTTAAAAATGCCCTGAATAAATACGTCAAAGGTGATTGACTGTATGAATGACCTACTtggcctcctccagctcctcagTGCGCTGGATAGCGTCGGTCTCGTATTTGGTCCTCCACTGTGCCACCTCGCTGTTGGCCTTGGACATTCCTCGCTGAAGCTCAGCTTTGGCCTCCTGTTCCTCCTCAAACTGCTCTCTGAGCAGATCACAGTCATGGCGGGATGACTGAACGGAATGGGCCAGGGCATTCTTGGCCTAATCAACATAGatgaaaatgtgatatttttaatgtaaagttaataataatggaaacAATTTTCACATTCCATGTATGGAAGATCAAATCAATTTCCAAAAAGTACTCTTATACCTTCACTTCTTCCTCAACATGTCTCTTGAGTTCTTCAATCTGCTGAGTAAAGGCCTGCTTTCCCCTGGTCAGCTGGGAAACCAGAGCTTCTTTCTCCTCAAGCTGGCGTGAAAACTCACCTGCAAAGAAAAGTGAcggttaataaaaatattgtttgggTGGATATCTATGCTTTCACACCATTCTCAGTTTGGAGTCTTGCTCTTTGAGCATTGACATCATTCAGCTGACGGACATGCTCATCACTTTTAGCTTTGAGTTCTCCAAATTGGTCTTCAAGGCTTCTGCACATTTTCTCCAAGTTGCTCTGATATCAGAAAATATCAATGCATAGTTAATATTTAGTATTTGATCATTTCCGTCAAACAAAATCACCCATTGAAATATACTCGCCTTAGATTTAGCAACAGCCTCCATGTTGCTGGAGAGGTCATCGATCTCCATCTTATACTCgctcttctccttctccagcttCTGCTTGACACGCTGGAGATTGTCGATCTGTTCTCCCAGCTCTGCAACGCTGTCGGCCTGCTTCTTGCGGAGAGCGGCTGCTGTGGCCTCATGTTGCAGGGTGGACTCTTCCAGATCACGGCGCAGCTTCTGGAACTCGGCCTCACGCTTCTTGTTCATCTCAATCTGAGCGGCTGTTGCTCCACCGGCTTCCTCAAGCCTCTCGCTGATCTCCTCCAGCTCTCTGGAGAGGTCGGCTCTCTGCTTCTCCACCTTGGCTCTTGCGGCCCTCTCGGCCTCAATCTCCTCTTCCAGCTCCTCAATGCGAGCCTAGGTTTGACGATAGGGTTTCCAAATTAGCTGAATGCTAAATCTGATGGACCCATCAACAGTATTCAAATGGgagcaatgaaaaaaatgcctgaaGAACATCAAGATATTCTAGTCTATCTTCAAGGTAATACAAAGTACCTGGAGTTCCTTAATCTTCTTCTGGAGCTGAGCACCAAGAGACTGTTCATCCTCAATCTTGCTGAGAAGCTGGCTTGTCTCAAAGTCTTTCCTTtagcaaaaaaaaggaaaaaataagaacaaatatgcacattttgtcAAACAGGACAAAGTTGTGTGTGGAAACTCATATTTGGTATTACATACTTCTTGATTTTTTCATCTGATTGCTGTTTATCATTCTCCAGATCCATTATGGATTCCTGGGAGAGTTTCAGATCTCCCTCAAGCTTCCTTTTGGCCCTCTCAAGGTCCATGCGGAGCTTCTTCTCTTGCTCCAGTGATCCCTCAAGCTGTTGGAAAATGttgatttacacatatatttgtAGATTGTAACACCAGGCCAAATACTCAAATAACTTGAAGGGAAATGTTTTCTTACGTCATCCACTTGCTGTTCCAGCTTTGTCTTGGCCTTGGTCAGAGTGTTGACTTTGTCTTCCTCTGCCTGGAGATCATCCAGTGTTTGCTGGTGGGCCTCTTGGAGGGCTTTCTTCTCCTTTGTCAACTTGGCAATAGACTCATCTTGAGTTGCCAGCTCCTCTGTCAGGTTTTTCACCTGAAATATTTCAATTAGTTTTTAGCCTAATTCATTTATTCCTTATATGTTGAATGTATTATTGTGATGGGAAGGCAatcataaataaacaggaaCCTTGTTTTCTGTGGCATGTTTCTCCTTCTCCACTTTAGCCAAGGTGAGTTCCAAGTCATCAATATCTTTCTTTAACTCTGAGCATTCGTCCTCCAGCTTCCTCTTCTTAGCAGTCAACTCGGCATTgatttcttcttcatcttccagTCTCTCGGATGACTCTTTGAGTTTGGCCTCAAGCTGGATCTTGCTCTTAATGAGCCCTTCACACCTTTCCTCAGCATCTGAGAGGTTCTCGGTTTCCTATATATTAATCAAGAAATCATCAATTCTATTAGAGAatgcattaaaacacaaattttCCCAAAGCATAAACataatagcataatagcacctacacaattttaaacatttctcTTTCAAAGTTAGTATATAAGCCATAAGTGGTGACAAGCTGTGTATCATACTTCGTACCGCTGCTACTTGCAGTTGAAGGTCATTCTTCTCCTGCAGCAGGGAAACCATCTTCTCCTCCAGCTCTTTCTTTTTGGCCAGAGCTGCAGCCAGGTCTGATTGCATCTTATCATAATTGTCCTTCATCTGCTGCAGCTCTTTCTCGGTCTCAGCACTCTTCAAGAGAGGCTTAATCTTGAAGTACAGCTTCAACCATGGCCAGTTCTTCACATTCATGAAGGAACGGACATTATACTGAATACTATAGATAGATTCTCTGGAAGACAGATACACATTGGTGTTATACTCGGTAAGTAAGACAGTAAGATAGAGGACATAATAGGACATAGTATAGAAATACCTCCTCTCCATCATCTTTACAAACTCCTTCCTCATAACATATCCTCTGCAGAGAGCCTGAGTCATGGTCACCAGCTCAGCCAGTTTCTCATCTCGCATCTCTTCTAAGGTACCCAGCAGACCAGCTTTGAAGAACACCTGTGTTTGCACGTCAGTATTTTTAGCACAAATACAGGAGTTGGAAAATACGACATTCACTTCTTAAGTGTTATGATCACTTCCTATATGGGAATGCAcctttgtgtgtccaaacttgtACTGAGTGTGATCCACATCAATAGAGCCCAGAAGTTTCTCTGAAGCTTTCTTGTTGTCAATGAACTGACCCTCAGGGATGACACTGGCATTCAATACTTTGTATCTGTGAGATATAATGTTTTATGTCAtcagttatatattttttcccttcATTATAATGCCATTAATATTCTGAAATTTACCTCTGCTTGAAATCACCGTAGAGGATTCTGCTAGGGAAGCCTTTTCTGCAGATTCTGATGCCCTCCAGTACACCGTTACATCTCAGCTGGTGGATGACCAAGAAGTTCTCCATAAGACCTGCACATCAATAAATAGCTCTAGTTCAATTCTGTCTTAATTTTTAGTgcttaaaatgaaagaaaatagcCCATCAGTCAAGACACACCTGGGGTCTTTGATTCATTGGGAATCAAACAACGCACAAAGTGAGGGTGAGTGCTCCTCAAATTGGTCATCAGCTTGCCCAAGTTCTCCTGTGAagggaaatattattattttaacagacGTTAACTTCAAATAATGGAACCATGAGCTAAAAGTATGTTACATTACCCTGAAAAGAGCAGACACAGTCTGGAAGGAACCACCCTTCTTCTTGCCACCCTTCTTTGCACCAGCATCTGTGTATGAAAACAGTAAGCATGAGAAACGGCACACCTTTGGTCTGTATCCCATTCACTTAACCACCAATGATCAGCAACTGCATGGGTTTCATACCTTCAGCTGAAGAATGAGTTGCATACAACATGGCCAGCAGTTTGTTTGAAGACTTTTGGTAAAGCTGAACAACAGAGTCATTCAGGGGGTCCTTGTTCTTGTCCAACCAGCCAGAAATGTTGTAGTCCACAGTACCAGCATAGTGAACCAGAGAGAAGTGGGCCTCAGCCTTGCCCTTTGCCGGCTTTGGCTTCTCAAAGGCTTTGGTTTTCCCAAGATGCTGGTCATGCAGCTTGTTCTTGAAAGTAGTGTCAGAGGCCTTGGGGAACATGCACTCCTCTTCAAGGATGGAGAAGATGCCCATTGGCTGTTTGGAAATGAGGTTGATTATTTTTTAGG comes from Doryrhamphus excisus isolate RoL2022-K1 chromosome 15, RoL_Dexc_1.0, whole genome shotgun sequence and encodes:
- the LOC131103743 gene encoding myosin heavy chain, fast skeletal muscle-like; the encoded protein is MGDKDMDCFGPAAIYLRKPERERIEAQNTPFDAKTAYFVTVPDEMYVKGKLVKKEGGKATVETLDGKSVTVKEDEIHAMNPPKFDKIEDMAMMTHLNEPAVLYNLKERFASWMIYTYSGLFCVVVNPYKWLPVYDAVVVVGYRGKKRIEAPPHIFSISDNAYQFMLTDRENQSILITGESGAGKTVNTKRVIQYFATVAMTGAKKEATPGKMQGSLEDQIIAANPLLEAYGNAKTVRNDNSSRFGKFIRIHFGTTGKLASADIETYLLEKSRVTFQLSAERSYHIFYQLMTGHKPELLEALLITTNPYDYPMISQGEITVKSINDVEEFIATDTAIDILGFSGEEKHGIYKLTGAVMHHGNMKFKQKQREEQAEPDGTEVADKIAYLTGLNSADMLKALCYPRVKVGNEMVTKGQTVPQVNNAVSALCKSIYEKMFLWMVIRINEMLDTKQPRQFFIGVLDIAGFEIFDFNSLEQLCINFTNEKLQQFFNHHMFVLEQEEYKKEGIEWEFIDFGMDLAACIELIEKPMGIFSILEEECMFPKASDTTFKNKLHDQHLGKTKAFEKPKPAKGKAEAHFSLVHYAGTVDYNISGWLDKNKDPLNDSVVQLYQKSSNKLLAMLYATHSSAEDAGAKKGGKKKGGSFQTVSALFRENLGKLMTNLRSTHPHFVRCLIPNESKTPGLMENFLVIHQLRCNGVLEGIRICRKGFPSRILYGDFKQRYKVLNASVIPEGQFIDNKKASEKLLGSIDVDHTQYKFGHTKVFFKAGLLGTLEEMRDEKLAELVTMTQALCRGYVMRKEFVKMMERRESIYSIQYNVRSFMNVKNWPWLKLYFKIKPLLKSAETEKELQQMKDNYDKMQSDLAAALAKKKELEEKMVSLLQEKNDLQLQVAAETENLSDAEERCEGLIKSKIQLEAKLKESSERLEDEEEINAELTAKKRKLEDECSELKKDIDDLELTLAKVEKEKHATENKVKNLTEELATQDESIAKLTKEKKALQEAHQQTLDDLQAEEDKVNTLTKAKTKLEQQVDDLEGSLEQEKKLRMDLERAKRKLEGDLKLSQESIMDLENDKQQSDEKIKKKDFETSQLLSKIEDEQSLGAQLQKKIKELQARIEELEEEIEAERAARAKVEKQRADLSRELEEISERLEEAGGATAAQIEMNKKREAEFQKLRRDLEESTLQHEATAAALRKKQADSVAELGEQIDNLQRVKQKLEKEKSEYKMEIDDLSSNMEAVAKSKSNLEKMCRSLEDQFGELKAKSDEHVRQLNDVNAQRARLQTENGEFSRQLEEKEALVSQLTRGKQAFTQQIEELKRHVEEEVKAKNALAHSVQSSRHDCDLLREQFEEEQEAKAELQRGMSKANSEVAQWRTKYETDAIQRTEELEEAKKKLAQRLQEAEESIEAVNSKCASLEKTKQRLHGEVEDLMIDVERANALAANLDKKQRNFDKVLAEWKQKFEEGQAELEGAQKEARSLSTELFKMKNSYEETLDQLETMKRENKNLQQEISDLTEQIGETGKSIHELEKAKKTVETEKSEIQTALEEAEGTLEHEEAKIIRVQLELNQVKGEVDRKLAEKDEEMEQIKRNSQRVIDSMQTTLDAEVRSRNDAMRVKKKMEGDLNEMEIQLSHANRQAAEAQKQLRNVQGQLKDAQLHLDEAIRGQEDMKEQVIMVERRNTLMLAEIEELRAALEQTDRARKVAEQELVDASERVGLLHSQNTSLINTKKKLESDLVQIQGEVEDTVQEARNAEEKAKKAITDAAMMAEELKKEQDTSAHLERMKKNMEVSVKDLQHRLDEAENLAMKGGKKQLQKLESRVRELESEIEAEQRRGADAIKGVRKYERRVKELTYQTEEDKKNMTRLQDLVDKLQMKVKSYKRQSEEAEEQANTHMTRLRKVQHEMEEAQERADIAESQVNKLRAKSREVGKVEAE